The Ovis aries strain OAR_USU_Benz2616 breed Rambouillet chromosome 2, ARS-UI_Ramb_v3.0, whole genome shotgun sequence nucleotide sequence TCAGACATGAAGTCACTCAGATCAGAACGGGACACTGGAAGGATGCCCCGTGGCTTCGGAGGCCAGGCTCTGAGAGGGCTGGTAGCTTCCAGTTTTGGGTCTCGCTCCTCTCCAGCCGCCACGTTGGAAGGAAGCCCAGGATGACATAGGGAGGCGGGCGGGGGTCTCCAGACGCTACCTTACTGAGTTCCTCTCTCTGCCGCTCCCTGAGAGCCTTCATCTCCTCCCCGGAGTCgtcatcttcctcctcctcctcctcctcggcccCTCTCCTCGACGCCTTCCGCTTCCTCCATTCTGTCTCTAGGGAACACAGGCAAACAGGCACATCAGTCAATCAACCACGCACTCAACTCGCATCTCTCTAGGGCTGCACCTTGAAGGGAACACTgcaaatcattaaaataaaagcaatgttTTCTAGTCTTGCAGTGAAGATGCAAGACACATGCTCATGAGACTTAAAAGTCACCAGGGACCAAGACCTCgtctcatttctctttctctttccagaaCTCTCATCACAGAGCCTGGGACGCAGCagaaattcaacaaatatctgttaAGCAGTGAAAGAAATGAACGGAAAGTGAATGAATTACTAACTATCAGGGTCATTTACACTGAGAGGGATGCGGATGCTGGGTTCATGTAGGGGGTGGGAGTGGGCTCCTGGGGCTTCAGCAGGGCTTACAAGGCCGTGTCTgggcctccctctcccctctccagcaGTTTCTCCTACCCACAACAGCCAGTGATGGGGGGCATGGCCAATAGTCCGTTTCGATCTTGGCTGGCTGGTTGGGGTCGGGAGGCTGGGCTGCGGGGAACTTGGAGGACTCGATGATGAGGTCCTCAATGGGGTGCTTGCTCTGAGGGCTGCCTCCAGTGGActctgcaggggtgggggggaggtcaAGGTCAGCCCGGGCATACCCTGCCCAGCAGGCCACCTCCCACCTCAGCTTCCCACTTGCTCACGTCTCCCTCTTCACACCTGTAAGATCGTGGATACAAGAGCAATACACGAGGAAGAGAACAGGGCATGTTATGAACATCTCTGCTCCTATGGCCCTCCCACCCTCAGTGCAGCCTCCCAGCAGCTGGTGGGAACAGGGGTGCTGGTCCGTCAGGGGAACCCTCACCTCTCTGCTTGTAGATGGGGGGCTTCTTGTAGATATTGGAATCTGGGCGAGTGGTCTCTGTGGAGAGGGAGCAACAGTGGATGAGAAGGAGGTGGTGATAATGGGGAGggatgacagtgatgatgatggGAAGGCTGGGtcagagaagggaatgaagaCATGGATTGGGAGGAGGTAGGAAGTTCTCAGGGGCCTGCCAAGAGCCAAGACAGAACTGGAGATCCTAGAATTCATCCCTCCCTCAGGGATTGGGATGTTTCACACTTTTCTGTCTGGGTGGGAGGGAAAATACAACAGGTCCACTCTCTCCGGGAGCTCTGCCTGGGTTCCAGCATTAGCCAGTTCTGGTGGTGTGCATATCCTCCAGAGAATAGGGGACTGAGAGTAATGCAATTGGGttcctgaaggaaaaaaagaggtctTAGGGCAAGGATGTAGCCATGCTGACAGTGAAACCTACCAGGATGGTGGAAATGGGGCAGGCTGGTCCGGGGGGTCCCAGCAGTTCTGGGGGCTGGAGCCTGAGAGATGGTTCCAGGAGACCGGCTCTCTGCCCACACCTGCAGAGCAGAAGTGCGGTTCCCTGCAGCTcccaggcccccaccccaccccttccacTATCTTGGTGCTCCCACCCTAGCAGCCCACACGCCCCCAACCCCAGGGCAGAGGAGGGCTGTCCAAGGACTTGATCTACTAATGGTGCCTGATCCAGGAGAAAGGATTAAAAAAGATCTTGGGTCAGACACACATGGACCCAGAGCTGGCCAGTGACAGGACAAGGTCCACTGATTCCATCACCCCCTAGGTTCTGCCGAGCCCAGCCTGGATGTGTATGGGGCAGGGGCTAGCCCCATCAGAGCAGGGCTGGACCGGTGTCAGGCGCGGGGCAGACTCACCTCTGGGGATGGTGGGGGGGATGTGGATTTGGGTGACAGCGAGCGCTGTGAATGGAGAGGAGGCTGGTCAGAGCCACAAGGGTGGGATTAAACCCTCTTCCCTAGGACCCCAGGTGGGCCACTTCTTCCCCCATGCCTAATCCTGCAATTGCTCCGCTGATTTCTGGGCCACCTCTTCTCTCTCAGTCCTTGCCAGCTCTCAGGGCTGGCcttccaccctctctttcccGAAGAGGGTCCTGAAACTTTCCCGAGGACCCATGAAGAAGCAGAAGAAGCTGAGGATTCTGGAGCAGCGTCCATGTGCTCTGAGGGCCAGCTGAAGGTGGCTCTGGCCCTGATCCCAGAGCCGAGCAATGACGGGAAGGGACAAGACCCACAGTATCCAGGATGGAGTCGGGCCCCTCACCAGGCATTTAAGTCTCCCAGAGCCTGGCCGTCTCTCTCCACTCAGCCATGACACAGCCCCCTTCTCCAATACAGTTTGCAAAGTACCTGTCCCGAGTTATCTCATGCATTTACTACCTGGTGAGGTGGACGGGCGAAGGTATCACTTCTATTTTGGAGGAGGGGAAACTGAGACCACACCATCACACATGTCACACTCAGCTAGGACTTCCGGCCTCCAAGTTCAGGCTGCTAAACTTGGCCTCTGAGCTGCTGGCTTCTGCATGCTTTCCATAAATGTGTTCACTTTCTGCCCACTCGCGCCCCATTCCTGCATGACCCCACTCTGTGGTGCTACCACTCAAATGTGGCCtctcctgctctccacctggaACCGGCCAGAGGCCAGTCCATCTCTAGCTGCTTTGTAGTACAAACACTCAGTCACCAGCTGAGTGGTGATTCCTGTGCACAGGTTCTCTTTCTTGTTTTGGCATCTGGCCTACAGGAAAGAAAGTGTGAGAGGGATCCTGCCCCCCACCTAGTGCAGCTGGGGGAGCCCTTGCCCCGAGTCCCGTCCAAGAGGACCCTCCCACCCTTTACCTCCCGGCTTCTGGGCAGCTCCACATGTTCCAGCAGAGAATAGGTAAAATGGGGCTCATAGATCATGAGGTCAGGCCTCTCGATGTCCAGGATGGCCTTGTCCTTGGGGATGGCAGCCAAGTCCTTATAGCCCAGCACTTGATTGTCCATCTTGGCCTGAAGGGAAATGGTACCCATGGAACAGAGGAGCCAAAAGCCTCATCTAGAATACTGACCTTATGAGCCCGATTTCAATTTATTAGGAAGAAGATGGGCAGCCATGATAGAGACCAGCTCCTATAAGTTAgcatttctattgttttcattctAAAGGTttaaagtcaaagtgttagttactcaattgtgtctgactctttgtgaccccatggattgaaacccgccaggctcctctgtccgtgggattctccaggcaagaatactggagtgagttgccattcccttctccaggggatcttcctaacccaggaattgaacctgggtctcctgcattgcaggcaaatttttttaccgactgggccaccagggcagtccctaaggggttttcagttcagtcactcagtcgtgtccgactctttgggactccatggactgcagcatgccaggcctccctgtccatcaccaactccaagagtttactcaaactcatgtccattcagtcggtgatgctagAGTGATCTTAAAACAATGATAGTCCTTCACCTAGCACTTTGGATACAAGGAGACAGGACCAGACCAGCAGGAGAGGGTGCATGGAATCTTCTCTGGATCTGGGGCTTTCTCTGCTTGCCAACCCTGGCAGGACCATCGTCGTCTGAGTGTAGCTGCCCAGCACACAGCCTGTCCCCgactcctccctcctcccagcctgagGACGCTGGTGGCCAACGGGTACTCACCACGATGCTGGAGGGAGAGCCAGGAACACTGGAGTCTCGGGAGGAGCTGACGCTCCCAGGGGAGGTAAGTGGTTGCTGGGGAGAGCGAGAAGGCAGGCAGGTGGGAATGTGTGTGGGTGTCAGGGCCGGGATGGAGCAAGCAGGCTGGGGTAGAGGAGGGCTTCCCTAGGCCTCCGGGGCCCCGGGGTGCGGTGCCATGGGCAACCACCAGGTGGCACCCTTGACTCCCGGACCTGACCCTCTGCAGGGAGCCGGGACCCCACCGCGTGCCCCTCTGTCTCCAGCATCCCACTGCCCCTGCGTGGGTGCAGCCCCGCGCACCTTCTGCAGTCGTTCCATGCAGCAAGGATGTGGACGGTCGGATCACTCTCGGGATCCTGTGCGCGAGAGGAGACGACGCAGGCGTCAGGCTCTGTCCGGCTCCTGGGCGCTGCGCGCTCGGGGCCGCGAGAGCAGAGAGGGCGCTCCCCCAGGCTGTGGCGCCCTCATCCCTCGGTGACTGTCCAGGCTGCTGGCCGAGTGCAGGGcctggaaggggagggagaaCGTGCCAGCTAGGGCTGTCGGACCCCGCAATCTCTGAGGGCGGGGGCGAGGACAGCCCTCTCTGGCTCAGCTTATCTCCGGGGAGCAGGGCTTCGGCTTTCTCATTTGCTCAGCCCTCGGGGACAGCGAGCCGCCTGTGGCCCTCGGCGAGACGGGAAAGCGGACGGGCTGCACTTGTTTTTAAGCCATTGTTCTCTGGTTGGAAAGGAAATGACGGCAGGGGTCAGCCGTTCCCAAGGCAGTCTCCACATCCCTTCTTCCTCACACCTGCCCTGCCCGGCCTGTGGTCAGTTTCAGGCCCAGGGTTTCACTCCCTTGCCATGACCTTTCCTTGGCTCTGTTCTTGGGCCGTTGCCCCTCTCCTTCTTAACCTACTATCCGAGGTACCACACCCTCTCATAGCCCAGAAAGgtgtggtggttttttgtttgtttttatttttttgccccaTATTATGGCATATAGTATCTTAATTCTCCCACCAGGGAATGGAACCCATGTACCCTGGgcgttggaagcacagaggcttaACTTTccctggactgacagggaagtcccctgccacCCCAGAAAGCTTTAACACAGAAGGTCTTAGTAATACTATGAGACGGCTACagcagaagggaaggacagagcgAAGGCAACTTGGTGGGAAGCAGTCAGGCCACTGACTGGGAACTGTCTCACTGCCCTGGGTAGGATCCCTGCCCAGTGGAGAAGGGAGGGAGCCACAGCCCCCTGTGCCTGTCCCGGTACAACAGGCAATCTCACTTGCAGGCATTTGGTAAAGCACCCTGGGGACCAAGGCCACATCCCAGTTCCCTATCATCTTCGAATGCCTGAGCTGAGGCTGCCCTCTGAGGTACTACTTTGCTGTAAGCCAGAGCCCCCTGGTTTGGCAGGAAGGCCTCCGGGCTGGATCCTGGGGAGCTGGGTCCTATCTGCTGCAAAGATTAGGAGTTCCCCTTTGGGCACAGCCCAGATCTGTCTCCTCGGTAACTCCCTTAGCAATCCTCCCATCCTCCCCACACACCCCTGGACCAAACACATAATAACCATACATTTAATGCCTGGCTGAGTTTCCAATGTGATGGTGACAGTGAGACTGTCTTCCAGCTGCTGGCAGTAAGCCACAGGATGAGAAAGCTGATGGCTACAAAAGGTACAGGGAAGAGGCAGCAATCATGTAGTGGTTAAGAGTGTGGGCTCTGGACTGGAGTGACTAGGGAGAGGAGACTCGGCTACTcagaagctgtgtgaccttgagcaagttacttaccCTTTCTGTGACTCatattctcatctgtaaactggaagATGGTCACAATATCTGTTATAGGGTTGTTTTGATTATTAGGCAAGTTATAACATGTGATGTGTTTGAAATATAAATTCTATGTAAAATGTTAACTATTATGATgtctatcagagaaggcagtggcaccccactccagtactcttgccccatggatggaggagcctggaaggctgcagtccatggggttgctgagggttggacacgactgagtgacttcactttcacttttcactttcatgcatcggagaaggaaatggcaacccactccagtattcttgcctggaaaatcccagagacgggggagcctggcgggctgctgtctatgggatcgcacagagtcggacacaactgaagtgacttagcagcggcagcatgaTGTCTATCTCCCTGAGGACTGAGGAATTTAGATGGCTTTTTTATAGCCACTCTTTGCCACAGAAGGTCATGAATTGGTGCACCCAGTCTTATCTGTTATTCTATATCAGGCCATTCTATTTCTCACTGTCTCTCTACCACCAAACTGCCTCCTTGAGCAGAGGCAGCTCACTCCCACTCCCCTGCTTTCGTGCATGCCCTTGAACTATTCTCTTCTTCCAGATCCCACCAATCCTTCAAGGGTCATCCTTAACACTTCTCTAGTAGACCTTCCCACTTATTCTAGTCCTCACTGATAAACTCTACTCTGAATTCCAGTGGAACTTAAACAGAGACCATGTAACTCAGTCCTTGATTATATGTTGCTTGGTATGTATTTTTGCCAACTAGAATGACTGCTAATTTCtacaataataatagctattattTGAATACTCaagctgggtattttttttttttaagctgggtATTTTGACAAGCGCTTTACAAGGATTATTTTGTTTCATCCCCCTAACAACCTTATAAGGTAGacctattttacaggtgagaaaactgaggttcaaagaggtTAAAACTTGTCCAGCGTTGTGGAGGTGAAAATGACTGTGTCTTCAGCACTGGCATGATTCATAGTGCCTTCCCAGTACTGTGTCAGGTTCACGGTGTGGACAGACTAGCATTTGCCACACTTCTTAAGTCTTTTTGGAATTTTAGAGTCAAGCATTTCTAAGATGAGATTCTGACCATCAGGGTTACCCTAGGTATTTGGTGCCCATGGAAAGACTTCATTCCAGAGCTTCATCTTACTCTTGCTTTCTTAATACTTACTTTGTAATGTTTTTAACTAGGTGTCTGAGGACCAGAATAAACTCTAGTATATATTCAAAGAGTTATTAGCTCCTTCTCACTCCTCTTTCATCTTTACCTTGTTAACAGACAGTATCAAAATAGCCATACACTTGACTTAGTCCTAGAGGCAagcactcatccatccatccacctacccttccacccatccacccatccacctacccatacatacatacatccacCTACCCACCGGGTTGTGTATTGTTTTATCCACCCATTCACCAAATACTTTCTGAGCACCTACTCTTCAATGACCACAGACCATTGTGGTCTTATGGAGAATAGAATGATGAGTCAAAGAAGCTAAGCTGCCCCTCCAGAAATGAGGCCATGTGTGTAGATAATACCCATGCAAACAAACAGTTACATATGCCAGATAAGATAGTATAAGGGGTGATACAATGGTTAGAGCTCTGTACTCCCACTATCGAGGGCCAGGGATCAATCCCTAGTTGAGGGACTAGGATCCCACAAATTAtgaggtgcagccaaaacaaaaaaagatggtATTAGGGGCTGTGAGAGGTCACAGGAGAGAGGAATCACTCCTAATGGAGTATCAAGAggagggaattaaaaaaaatttcttagagGTGTTGgtggttttagtcgctaagtcacgtctgactcttgctaccccatggactgtagcccaccaggctcctttgtccatgggattttccaagcaagaatactggagtcggttgccatttccttctccaggggatcttccctccccagggattgaacctgcatctcatgcattgcaggcagattctttgctgactgAGCCCCAAAGAAAATCCTTTCTTTCAAGAGGAGGTATTTAAGGCAGGCCTTGAAAGATGACTAATTGGAGATCCTGCAAAAACTAAAAAGGGATCCTTGGAAGAGATAGCAGCATGATGGAAACTGGAGACACGGGGAAGCACTATGTCTGTCTGGGGACAGCAAACATGGCTGAACTGTGGAGCTCAGGAGGTTGAGACAGTTTTagggcaggaggctggggacCAGACTGTAGATGCCTTGAGTTAGACTAGAGGATTCTGAATGTATTCCGTGGGCAACTGGGGCTATGGAATGCTTAGGAacttttttcaaaatgaagaagTGATAGATCTAAGCAGTGCTTTGGGGAAATGAGTCTGGCTGCAGACTGGGAGATGAATTTTCAGGTCCCACAGAAAGACCAGCCAGGAAGTTATGGCAGCAGTCCAGGCAGGGCATGGTGAGGCGCTAGACTTGGGCCTGGGGCCGAAGAGGCAGAATGTGCAAAACAGAACTGGATCTGGAAACCCCACCAAAAGGAGGAGCAGATAGtgacaggagaaggggaggcaATCAGTTCACTTCTTGCCAGGTTGATATTGAGGTGGGGGCAGTAGCGGGAAACACAAATTTGGGAGCCATTTGAGCTACAGGTGGTAGTCTGCACATGAGGTTGCCAATGGAGAAAGAAGATCACAAATAGCATTCTGGGAAGTACCTAGAggactagaagaaaaaaagaatctggagATGGGAGGGCAAAGACGAGGGCTAGGGGTATACCTAgtgattctttgtattttctgtaaaggacctAATAAACAGTGAAGGTGCAATAAATATGAGagatgctcagccatgtcctactctttgcaaccccacggactgtaacccgccaggctcctctgtccatggaattttccaggcaagaatactggagtgggttgctgtttccttttccaggggatcttcccaacccagggatggaagccctGACTCCCaagttgcctgcattgcaggctgatgctttaccaccatgccacctggaaagaaagacatttggggagggaaagaggggtTGAGAAAGAATGTCATGAAGGAACTTCCTaagtggtctggtggctaagactctacattCTCAAAGCtgggttcctggtcagggaacattc carries:
- the DMTN gene encoding dematin, whose protein sequence is MERLQKQPLTSPGSVSSSRDSSVPGSPSSIVAKMDNQVLGYKDLAAIPKDKAILDIERPDLMIYEPHFTYSLLEHVELPRSRERSLSPKSTSPPPSPEVWAESRSPGTISQAPAPRTAGTPRTSLPHFHHPETTRPDSNIYKKPPIYKQRESTGGSPQSKHPIEDLIIESSKFPAAQPPDPNQPAKIETDYWPCPPSLAVVETEWRKRKASRRGAEEEEEEEDDDSGEEMKALRERQREELSKVTSNLGKMILKEEMEKSLPIRRKTRSLPDRTPFHTSLHAGTSKSSSLPAYGRTTLSRLQSTDFSPSGSEAESPGLQNGEGQRGRMDRGNSLPCVLEQKVYPYEMLVVTSRGRTKLPPGVDRMRLERHLSAEDFSRVFSMSPEEFGKLALWKRNELKKKASLF